One window of the Allosaccharopolyspora coralli genome contains the following:
- a CDS encoding dihydrofolate reductase family protein, with product MAKLIYSAIMSLDGYIADENGNFDWAVPDDELHEFVNDLERPIGTHLFGRRMYETMLAWETMGGPDDPAQTQDFAELWHATDKIVYSTTLDATSTARTQLEREFNPDAVHQLKELAPHDLSVSGPGLATHAFHAGLVDEVRLFVIPVLVGGGTRALPDGVRLRLNLTDERRFDTGTVYLCYGITPS from the coding sequence ATGGCGAAGTTGATCTACTCGGCGATCATGTCGCTGGACGGATACATCGCCGACGAGAACGGCAACTTCGACTGGGCTGTTCCGGACGACGAGCTGCACGAGTTCGTCAACGATCTCGAACGCCCCATCGGCACCCACCTGTTCGGCCGGCGCATGTACGAGACCATGCTCGCCTGGGAGACCATGGGTGGCCCGGACGATCCTGCTCAGACGCAGGATTTCGCCGAGCTCTGGCACGCGACCGACAAGATCGTCTACTCCACGACGCTGGACGCGACCAGCACCGCCCGAACCCAGCTGGAGCGGGAGTTCAACCCGGACGCCGTCCACCAGCTCAAGGAACTGGCACCGCACGACCTGAGCGTGAGCGGCCCCGGTCTCGCCACGCACGCCTTCCACGCCGGGCTCGTTGACGAGGTCCGCCTGTTCGTCATCCCGGTGCTCGTCGGCGGCGGCACCCGCGCGCTGCCCGACGGTGTGCGGCTCCGGCTCAACCTGACGGACGAACGCCGCTTCGACACCGGCACCGTGTACCTGTGCTACGGGATCACCCCGAGCTGA
- a CDS encoding acyl-CoA carboxylase subunit beta has translation MTALVERPQTEQQQLDPRDPQLRLEQLLDDGSVVALHPRDASGMFAVRGRIDGAKVIVYCSDATKMGGALGSEGCGHIVDAIDTAVRERCPVIGVWHSGGARIPEGVESLDGMGQMFAAMVRASGRVPQISVVVGPAAGGAAYGPALTDVVIMAPAGRVFVTGPDVVKSVTGEQIDQDGLGGADAHGTKSGVVHVVANDEPDAYQRARRLTGLFAKPGLFDLHSVQDEHDLGALLPEKANRAYDVKPVIRGILDSDDDGSAVFEEIQGKWAPNVVVGLGRLGGRTVGVIANNPIRKGGCLDSLSAEKAARFVRMCDSFGVPLLVMVDVPGYLPGVGQEWGGVVRRGAKLLHAFGEAVVPRVTLVTRKSYGGAYIAMNSRALGATTVFAWPDSEVAVMGAKAAVDVLHRKALAAAPDEEREALRDKLTEEHERVAGGVGRAMSIGVVDEVIEPKETRRRIAEALAAAPAGCGSHGNIPL, from the coding sequence ATGACCGCACTGGTCGAGCGTCCCCAGACCGAACAACAGCAACTGGATCCGCGTGACCCACAGCTGCGCCTGGAGCAGTTGCTCGACGACGGTTCCGTCGTCGCGCTGCATCCTCGGGATGCCAGCGGCATGTTCGCGGTGCGTGGCCGCATCGACGGCGCCAAGGTGATCGTCTACTGCAGCGACGCCACGAAGATGGGTGGCGCGTTGGGCTCCGAGGGCTGCGGGCACATCGTGGACGCCATCGACACCGCGGTGCGGGAACGCTGCCCGGTGATCGGGGTGTGGCACTCCGGTGGCGCGCGGATCCCGGAAGGTGTCGAGTCGCTGGACGGCATGGGCCAGATGTTCGCGGCCATGGTCCGCGCCTCCGGCCGGGTGCCGCAGATCTCCGTCGTGGTCGGTCCGGCGGCGGGTGGTGCCGCCTACGGGCCTGCGCTGACGGACGTGGTGATCATGGCTCCGGCCGGGCGGGTGTTCGTCACCGGCCCGGACGTGGTCAAAAGCGTCACGGGCGAGCAGATCGACCAGGACGGGCTCGGCGGAGCGGACGCGCACGGCACGAAGTCCGGTGTCGTGCACGTCGTCGCCAACGACGAGCCCGACGCCTACCAGCGGGCGCGGCGACTGACCGGCCTGTTCGCGAAGCCGGGCCTGTTCGACCTGCACTCCGTGCAAGACGAGCACGACCTGGGCGCACTGCTGCCGGAGAAGGCCAATCGGGCCTACGACGTCAAGCCGGTGATCCGGGGCATCCTGGATTCCGACGACGACGGCTCGGCGGTGTTCGAGGAGATCCAGGGCAAGTGGGCGCCGAACGTCGTCGTCGGGTTGGGCAGGCTCGGTGGCCGCACCGTCGGCGTCATCGCGAACAACCCGATCCGCAAGGGCGGGTGCCTGGATTCGCTCTCCGCGGAGAAGGCGGCCCGGTTCGTGCGGATGTGCGACTCGTTCGGGGTTCCGCTGCTGGTGATGGTCGACGTCCCGGGTTACCTGCCCGGGGTCGGCCAGGAATGGGGCGGTGTCGTGCGCCGCGGCGCGAAGCTGCTGCACGCGTTCGGTGAGGCGGTGGTCCCCCGCGTGACGCTGGTGACCCGGAAGTCCTACGGCGGCGCGTACATCGCGATGAACTCGCGCGCACTCGGCGCCACCACGGTGTTCGCCTGGCCGGACTCGGAAGTCGCGGTGATGGGCGCGAAGGCCGCCGTCGACGTGCTGCACCGCAAGGCGCTGGCCGCCGCGCCGGACGAGGAACGGGAGGCGTTGCGCGACAAGCTCACCGAGGAGCACGAACGCGTCGCAGGCGGTGTCGGTCGCGCGATGTCGATCGGCGTGGTCGACGAGGTCATCGAACCGAAGGAGACTCGCCGCCGCATCGCCGAGGCGCTGGCCGCTGCCCCCGCAGGTTGCGGCTCGCACGGCAACATCCCGCTCTAG
- a CDS encoding beta-ketoacyl-[acyl-carrier-protein] synthase family protein: MTPVDVVVTGMGATTPLGGDVASTWDGLLDNRSGVRPIEADWVEQYDLPARMAASLAVEPSELLPRVQMRRMDRCEQIALVAARQAWADAGHEQPTEESQSVDPDRLGVALGTGIGGPLTLLEQDDLLESGGVRKVSPLTVPMLMPNGPAAHVSLDLWARAGVHSPASACASGAEGLAVGLQMIQSGRADVVVAGGAEACIHPITVAGFAQSRTLSTRNDAPQRASRPFDVDRDGFVMGEGAGVLVLERADHAEARGARIYARLAGAGITSDAHHITGNHPDGIGQINAITSALRNADLTPSDVGHVNAHATSTVVGDVGEAAAVRKAIGDHAVLTAPKGALGHLVGGAGAVESIATVLSIHHGVVPATANLESLDPKVELDVVAGEPRKIELNAAVNDSFGFGGHNVALAFARA, translated from the coding sequence ATGACGCCGGTGGACGTCGTCGTCACCGGGATGGGCGCGACGACACCGCTCGGCGGTGACGTCGCGTCCACCTGGGACGGTTTGCTGGACAACCGCAGCGGGGTCCGTCCCATCGAGGCGGACTGGGTCGAGCAGTACGACCTGCCCGCCCGAATGGCCGCCTCGCTCGCGGTCGAGCCGAGCGAGCTGCTGCCGCGTGTGCAGATGCGCCGGATGGACCGCTGCGAACAGATCGCCCTCGTCGCCGCGCGCCAGGCGTGGGCGGACGCGGGGCACGAGCAGCCCACCGAGGAGTCGCAGTCCGTGGACCCGGACCGCCTCGGGGTCGCACTCGGCACCGGGATCGGTGGGCCGTTGACGCTGTTGGAGCAGGACGACCTGCTCGAGTCCGGCGGGGTGCGCAAGGTCTCGCCGCTGACGGTGCCGATGCTCATGCCGAACGGTCCGGCCGCGCACGTGAGCCTCGACCTGTGGGCTCGCGCGGGCGTGCACTCGCCCGCCTCGGCCTGCGCGTCGGGCGCGGAGGGCCTGGCCGTCGGTCTGCAGATGATCCAGTCGGGTCGTGCCGACGTCGTCGTCGCCGGCGGCGCGGAGGCGTGCATCCACCCCATCACGGTGGCCGGGTTCGCCCAGTCGCGGACGTTGAGCACCCGCAACGACGCACCGCAGCGCGCGTCGCGTCCGTTCGACGTCGACCGCGACGGGTTCGTCATGGGTGAGGGCGCCGGGGTGCTGGTGCTGGAGCGTGCCGACCACGCCGAGGCTCGCGGTGCGCGGATCTACGCGCGACTGGCCGGGGCGGGGATCACCTCCGACGCCCACCACATCACCGGCAACCACCCGGACGGCATCGGCCAGATCAACGCGATCACCTCGGCCCTGCGTAACGCCGACCTCACTCCGTCCGACGTCGGTCACGTCAACGCGCACGCCACGTCCACCGTGGTGGGCGACGTCGGCGAGGCCGCCGCGGTGCGCAAGGCGATCGGCGACCACGCGGTGCTCACCGCCCCGAAGGGCGCGCTCGGTCACCTGGTCGGTGGCGCGGGCGCTGTGGAAAGCATCGCCACCGTGTTGTCGATCCATCACGGGGTCGTGCCCGCCACCGCGAACCTCGAGAGCCTCGACCCGAAGGTCGAACTCGACGTGGTGGCAGGTGAGCCGCGCAAGATCGAGCTGAACGCGGCCGTGAACGACTCGTTCGGATTCGGCGGGCACAACGTCGCGCTCGCCTTCGCTCGGGCCTGA
- a CDS encoding acyl carrier protein, with the protein MSNEEITQGLASIVEEVAGVDAADVTIDKSFVDDLDIDSLSMVEIAVQAEDKFGVKIPDDELANLKTVGDAVDYIAKNA; encoded by the coding sequence GTGTCCAACGAGGAAATCACCCAGGGTCTGGCAAGCATCGTCGAAGAGGTCGCCGGTGTCGACGCCGCCGACGTGACCATCGACAAGTCGTTCGTCGACGACCTCGACATCGACTCGCTGTCGATGGTGGAGATCGCCGTGCAGGCCGAGGACAAGTTCGGCGTGAAGATCCCGGACGACGAGCTAGCCAACCTCAAGACCGTCGGCGATGCGGTGGACTACATCGCCAAGAACGCATGA
- a CDS encoding beta-ketoacyl-ACP synthase III, with translation MSLPSAPAGTRILGFGSTQGNRIVTNDDIAKTVDTNDEWIQQRVGIVSRRLGDEDQTVVAMAIEAGAKALADAGLAPSDVDQVIIATCTMPGQIPNAAAQVADRLGIKAGGAFDVNAACAGFCYALNTASDLVLTGSARRVLVIGAERFQEWLDWDDRANCIIFADGAGAAVVGPSESVQIGKAALGSAGDLVDTIYLRDNKYIYQEGQSVFRWATTKIAPVAMHAVELSGLKLSEIDVFVAHQANLRIVEAIAKKLQSNGARDDLVIARDIVYSGNTSAASIPLAIDHMRSAGEISSGDVMLLVGFGAGLSYAGQVVICP, from the coding sequence ATGAGTCTGCCCAGCGCACCCGCCGGAACGCGGATCCTCGGCTTCGGCAGCACCCAGGGCAACCGGATCGTCACCAACGACGACATTGCGAAGACAGTCGACACCAACGACGAGTGGATCCAGCAGCGCGTCGGCATCGTCAGCCGCCGGCTCGGTGACGAGGACCAGACCGTGGTGGCCATGGCGATCGAGGCCGGGGCGAAAGCCCTCGCCGACGCGGGCCTGGCACCGTCCGACGTGGACCAGGTCATCATCGCCACCTGCACGATGCCCGGGCAGATCCCGAACGCGGCGGCCCAGGTCGCCGACCGCCTCGGGATCAAGGCCGGCGGTGCTTTCGACGTCAACGCCGCCTGCGCCGGGTTCTGCTACGCGCTCAACACCGCATCCGACCTCGTGCTCACCGGCAGCGCGCGGCGTGTTCTGGTCATCGGCGCGGAACGGTTCCAGGAGTGGCTGGACTGGGACGACCGGGCGAACTGCATCATTTTCGCCGACGGCGCCGGTGCCGCCGTGGTCGGACCGTCGGAGTCGGTCCAGATCGGTAAGGCCGCGCTGGGCAGCGCGGGCGATCTCGTCGACACCATCTACCTGCGTGACAACAAGTACATCTACCAGGAGGGCCAGTCGGTCTTCCGGTGGGCGACCACGAAGATCGCGCCGGTCGCGATGCACGCCGTGGAGCTGTCCGGGCTGAAGCTCTCCGAGATCGACGTCTTCGTCGCCCACCAGGCCAACCTGCGCATCGTCGAGGCGATCGCGAAGAAGCTCCAGAGCAACGGAGCCCGCGACGACCTCGTGATCGCCCGTGACATCGTCTACTCGGGCAACACCTCCGCGGCCTCCATTCCGCTGGCCATCGACCACATGCGCTCGGCGGGCGAAATCTCCAGCGGCGACGTGATGCTGCTGGTCGGCTTCGGCGCGGGGTTGTCCTACGCAGGCCAGGTGGTGATCTGCCCCTAG